A genomic window from Silene latifolia isolate original U9 population chromosome Y, ASM4854445v1, whole genome shotgun sequence includes:
- the LOC141628206 gene encoding uncharacterized protein LOC141628206, giving the protein MYRIPGVARPLEKAARDSYADSPFVDDIALIGVPKGCVTPTMTLYDGTTDPLDHINHYKQKMMVINATGSLKEACMCKGFGSTLSGAALQWFVGLPNKSISSFADLVNAFNQQFASSRKPEKKTSDLYRIVQGFEESTRDYLNRLNKEKVAIPRCDIATSIQAFRRGLHQDSDLYKDLTKHPCTTFEEVLTKAIAVMRLEEDFAPIRGIYDSDPVSLQEKGLFATDQSVAK; this is encoded by the coding sequence ATGTATAGGATACCGGGCGTAGCCCGTCCGTTGGAGAAAGCAGCTAGAGACAGCTACGCAGACTCCCCATTCGTGGATGACATAGCCCTAATTGGTGTTCCTAAAGGATGTGTAACTCCAACCATGACgctctatgatggaaccacggatccacttgaccatatcaaccactacaaaCAAAAAATGATGGTGATTAATGCAACTGGATCTCTGAAGgaagcttgcatgtgcaaaggattcggatCTACCTTGTCAGGAGCAGCCCTGCAGTGGTTCGTCGGCCTGCCAAACAAGAGCATATCTAGTTTCGCCGACCTAGTCAACgccttcaaccagcagttcgccaGCAGCAGAAAGCCGGAGAAGAAGACAAGTGACCTCTACCGGATAGTGCAAGGGTTCGAGGAGTCCACCCGTGATTACTTGAACAGGTTAAACAAGGAGAAGGTGGCTATCCCAAGATGTGATATAGCAACCTctatacaagccttccgccgAGGACTGCACCAGGATTCAGATCTTTACAAGGATCTGACGAAACACCCTTGCACCACGTTTGAGGAAGTACTGACAAAGGCGATTGCTGTCATGAGATTGGAGGAAGACTTTGCACCAATCAGAGGCATCTATGATTCAGACCCAGTatcactacaagaaaaaggcCTATTTGCAACGGACCAATCCGTTGCGAAATAA